Genomic window (Pseudovibrio brasiliensis):
ACATTCGCTCGTCTACAATGGGCAGCACCGCACCGGCACCCTTTGCAGGTAAGTATCTGCAGGTGGTTGAAGCTGGCAAACCAGCGCTTTCTGGCGATGCCTCTTCTCTTCCGCTGACCATTGATGATGACGGCATAGAGCTGACCGCTGAGCTGGTGTTTACAGGCACGTTGCCCCGGGCAGACCTGATCACGCGCGACCAATCCAATCCAGCCTATCAGATTGATAATATGGGCACTTTTGCGCAAGCTATCACACGGCAGGACAAGGCTGTTCAGCTCTATCTGACCTTGCCTGAGGGACAAGGCAGCCGCCTGATCACCTTCCCGAAGTTGTGGCAGGACCGGATGACAGAGCCAGTGCTCTTCATCATCGCGGCCCTTTGCATCACGCTGGTGTTCGTGCTGGCCCGCAGCCTCGTGCACTACACTGCTGCCCCCTTCCGATCCCTCGCCAAGTATGAGCGCGCTGAGCTGAAGCCGTGGGATACAGAGGAAGCCGTCGCCTTGCAGGATACGCTGGTACGAGAGCAGGAAGCCCGGGCGCAGCTGCTGGAAGAGCAAAAGCGGATGCTGGCCTCCATCAGCCATGACCTGCGCACACCCGCCACCCGTTTGCGGCTGCGACTGGAACAGATCGAGTCCACGTCCCTGCGCAATCGCATGCTGCATGATGTAGAGGAGATGACCCGTCTCATCGCTGCTTCCCTTGATTTTCTGCGGTTCAATGCCCTTCTGGAAGAGCCTCAGCAGCTCTCCCTCGCCGCGCTGCTTCAGTCGCTTTGTGATGATTACATGGATACAGGCAATGATGTTGTCTTCGTGCCTCAACGCCACAAAATGACGGACCAGAGTCGCAATATTTTCGGCGGTGGCGGAGAGGTTGAACTGGAAGTGGAAGGCCGCGCTGTCATGAATGGCCAACCGACGGCCCTGCGCCGTGCCTTCAGCAATCTCATTGATAATGCACTCAAATATGGCGGTGCAGCAATTGTTGAGATGCAAAACCTTGAGAATGATCAGCTACTTGTTTCCATCAGCGATCCTGGCCCCGGCATTCCGACCCATCTGCATGAAAAGGTGTTTGAGCCGTTCTTCCGCAACGACAGTGTGGAACGCACGCGCTCTTCCAGCGTTGGCCTAGGCCTGTCCATCGTCAAGCAGATCATCAACGCCCATGGCGGCGAGATCAGCCTTGGCGAAACGGCAGAAGGCAAGTTCTGCATCTTCGTAAAACTGCCCCGTGAACTTTAAAGAATCACGGTCTGCGTAGTTTTCCTCATCCCACCCTTCATTTTGGGGAAAGATCTGCAAAAACAACCTGTAATGTAACAAGTTGAAACATCAGGTTTGCCGAGTGACCAGTTTCATGATTTCCCTAGGACATCATTTAGAAATCCGCCTTTAAAAGCGGAGGGTGCTATCACTGCATTTGGGCAGTGGGGCCGGACTATAATGGAGTACAGGATGAAAGCGCTATTCATTGGCCAGTCCTACATCGACGTAACCTTTTTGTCAGAGACCATGCCGGAAGGCGACGAAAAGGCGATCGCGCAGGATTATGCAGTCAGCTTCGGCGGCAACGCCGTCACCGCAGCTTTTGTTTGCGCAAAGCTGGGCATCGCGCCAGACCTGTTGTGCTCCATGGCAGACGACTGGCTCTCCCGCATGTTCCGCGATATGGCCGCGAAGTACTCCATTCCGATCCATAGCTGCAAGGTGAAAGAAAGCTCTCTCTCCTTCATCATGCCAAAGGATGGCAAGCGTGCGATTGTCCGTTGTCGTGACAACGACTTCCTGCATCCGTTCCCGGATCTCAATCTTGCTGGCTGTCAGGCCCTGCATGTGGACGGCCACATCCCACACGCTGCTCTGCACTACGCCAAACTGTGCCGCAAGCACGGCATTCTGACCTCTCTGGACGGTGGTGCGGTTCGCGAGAACACCGAGGAGCTGCTCGATTACATCGATGTGGCGATTGTTTCTGAACTGTTCTGTGAGCAGCTTGGCAAATCACCAGAAGACACACTGGAATACCTGCGCGCCAAAGGCGTGAAAGTGGGCGGTGTGACACAGGGCGAGCAAGGTCTGCTGTGGTACGAAGACAAATGCCCGATCAAACGCCAGCCAGCACTGAAGGTGCCTAAAGACCGCGTTATCGACACCAACGGTGCGGGTGACACCTTCCACGGCGCTTACGTTTACGCGTATCTGGCTGATCCAAAAGGCAGCTGGGAAGATCACTTCAAAACCGCCCGTGCAGCTTCTGCGCACGCCATTCAGTTCCTCGGCAACGAAGCGTCTTTGCCAACGGTTCTGGATCTGGACAACGTGCAGAAGAACTTCCCTGCAGGCGATGAGTGATATGTGCGCTGATCAACCTGTAAAAACGGCTCTGGTGGGCTTTGGCGTTTCCGGCCAAAGCTTCCACGCGCCGCTGCTGACCTTCGTTGACGGGATAGAGCTTGCTGCTGTTGTTTCCAGCAAGCCGGATCTCGTGAAGAGCAAACTGCCGGACAGCACGCCCTACACTTCTTTTGATGAGGTGCTGGAGCTGCCGGAGATCGAGCTTGTCGTTCTCAGCCTGCCCAACACGCTGCACTACGATCATGCCAAGAAGGCGCTGCTCGCTGGCAAGCACGTGGTGGTTGAAAAGCCATTCACCATCACGAGCGCAGAGGCAAAAGAACTGATTGAGATTGCAGAGCAGAAAGACCTGAAGCTCTCCGTCTATCACAATCGCCGCTTCGACTGTGATTTCCTGACACTGCAGGACCTGATGGAAACAGGCCGCCTTGGCAAAGTGCACTCTTACTTGTGCAACTACAATCGCTACCGCCCGGACATCAAAGGCCGCTGGCGCGAGCAAGATATCCCCGGCGCTGGCATTCTGTATGATCTGGGTGCCCATGGTATCGATCAGGCGCTCTGCTTGTTTGGCACGCCAAAGTCGGTTCAGGCGAAACTGCGTGTTCAGCGCAAAGATGCAGCGGCAGTGGATCACTTCCACCTCGTGCTCGGCTATGACGACTGTGACGTCATCCTGCACGGCAACTGCCTCAGCACCGAGCAAGGCCCGCGCTTTCAGGTGAGCGGGGATAAAGCCACCTACATCACCTATGGCATGGACCCGCAAGAGGACATGCTGAAGGCCGGTGGCGGACCCGCTCGTTCTGACTGGGGTGTTGAAGCGAAAGACGACTGGGGCATCCTTTACGACGAGGCTGGTGAAGGTACACCTGTACCAAGCCAGAAAGGTGGCTATGAGCGTTTCTACGCTGGTGTGCGGGATGCGATCCGCCACGGTACCGCAGTACCCGTCTCCCCTCACGATGCCATGCAGACCATCCGCATCATCGAAGCCGCTTACCTGAGCGACAAAGAGACCAGAACGGTCTTTCTCTAATTTTGAAATCAGACCTGTGGCAGTCCTATGCTGCCGCCGGTTCCTTCCCTTAACGTTAAGAACATAAGCGCGCACCGAAAAGCGCTTTGAACGCAAATTTCACATAGCAACGCACGAAATAACGGTGACCCAAATCCGGCGCTCTAATGGCGTCTTCAGGTACGGATGCAGTTGGATTCTGTCTGTTACAATCTGATTTTGGGCAGTCTGCGGGCAAAGCAGCGTGAATAACTTGGCCTGTAATGTATCAAGCTGTTGTTACAAACCTGTTGTAAATGCGTAAGGGCACCCTCTGCATCGCATGTAATTCCAAGATATATATTAGTATAGAACTCAAACTAATCTTTCTTACAGATATAATAGATTAGCTGTGATTTTTATAAGCAAGTCATTCTCTATGTAATGAGAAATATTTCCCTTTGTAACAATTCGTAACACCCTGTAACACTAGTCTTTTTACGTATTGTTGTGCGGCCTTACGCAAATGATCCTCGCGTAAAAATCGCCTCTTGTCCCATCAAGACTTAGTGGAAGCTTAAGCAGGCGCGCATTCACCTAATATAATCGGGAGATAAAACGGTGAAGGATCCAAAAAACAAATTTTCCATCAATTTGCCTTTGAAGGGCATTGTTCAGGCTATCACCGACCTGCCCGATCCGGTGTTTGCCGAAAAGATGATGGGTGATGGTGTTGCCATCGACCCGATCGACAATGTTCTTTACGCCCCATTTGCTGGTCAGATAACTCAAATTCATAATTCACATCATGCGGTTACGTTGCGGCAAGGCGACGTTGAACTGCTGATGCACATCGGTCTCGATACTGTCGCTCTGAAAGGCCGCGGCTTTGAACTGCACGTCGCTGAGGGAGATCAGGTCGAGCAAGGTCAGCCACTTATCACCTTCGACGCCGACACCATCGCCCGCGAATGTGTTTCGGTTCAATCCGCAGTTGTTATCACCAGCGGTCAGGAAATCACCACAGTTACTCCCCTTGGCAGCGTCCAGACAGACCTCAATCAGATTGTCTTCACCGTTCCAAGCAGCAACGATCCTCAAGGCACATCCGCCCCTGCACAGGAAACTGCCACTGAGCCAACCGGCCCTGCGATCACCGGCTCCATCAAGATCCCAAATGCCACCGGCCTCCATGCCCGTCCAGCCGCCCGTCTGGCTGTTGAAGTGCGCAAAGCCGATGCAAAAGTGACCTTCACCGTCAACGGCAAAACCTGCAGCGGTTCCTCAGTCACCGGCATCATGTCTCTGAAAACAAAGCTGGGTGACACGCTGGAAATCGAAGCTGTTGGACCGGATGCGCAGCAGGTGGTGGCTGATGTTATCGCCGCTGTGAAGGCCGGTCTTGGCGAAGAGATCACCAGTTTCTCCGAAGCCCCACAACAAGAGGTTGAGGAAGAAGCGCCGCTGCTTCAGGTTAAGTCCGGCGAAGAAGGCGTTCTCATCGGCTTCACCGCATCTCCGGGCCGCGCCATCGGCAAATTGGTCAAGCACAACAAAGCTCTACCAGAGGTCACCCGCGAAAGCATCGGCGCAGCTGAAGAGCGTGCAGCCTTCAAAGCTTCCGTTAAATCGTCCATTGCAGATCTGCAAAGCATCATAGATCGCCTGACCAAGAACGGTCAGGAAGAGCTGGCAGAAGTCTTCAACGCTCACATCGAGTTACTCTCCGACCCGGAACTCTCTGAAAAGCCATTGGCCGACATCGCCAAGGGCCAAGGCGCAGCCTGGAGCTGGAAGCTGGCGTATGAGGCACAAGCAGAAACCCTCGCCAAGATGGACGACCCACTGCTGGCGGGCCGCGCTGCAGACGTCCGCGACATTGGCCTGCGCGTTCTGAAGAAGCTGCTCGGCGTTGATGATGGCGGCGAAATCCTCGAAGAAGGTACGATCCTCCTTCAGGAAGACATCACACCCTCCGAAATCGTTGCACTGGACCTGACCAAGATCGTAGGCCTGTGCACCACTCACGGTGGCTCTTCTTCTCACGCAGCTATCATCGCACGCTCCAATGACCTGCCTTATCTTGTCAACGTTGAAGACGCCATGAAGGATCTGGCAGACGGCACCGTCCTGCTTCTGGATGCCAAACGCGGCAAAATCAAAGTTGCTCCGACTGATGCAGAGCAGGCGGCCTTCACCAAGAAGATCGAAAATGCTGCGAAACAGGCCGAAGAATACCAGCGCGACGCTCACAAACCAGCCATCACCAAAGACGGTTTTCAGGTCGAAATCGCAGCCAACATCGGCAGCGTAGAAGACGCAGAAAAGGCTGTTGCAGCCGGCGCCGAAGCCGTTGGCCTACTACGCTCTGAGTTCCTCTACATGGAGCGTCTCAACGAGCCGACTGAAGAAGAGCAAGCCGAAAAAGTTGGCGCAATTCTTGAGGTTATGGGCAAAGAACGCCCTGTCATCATCCGCACACTGGATGTGGGCGGCGACAAGCCTCTGCCATATCTGCCAATGCCGCAAGAAGAAAACCCGTTCCTCGGTGTTCGCGGCGTACGCATCGGCATCGAGCGCCCAAGCATCCTGCGCCGTCAGGTCCGCGCGATCCTCTCTCAGGCTCACAAGGGCCACGCTCGCATCATGTACCCAATGATCAGCGCCCTGGATGAGCTTCGTGCCGTCAACGCGCTGGTGCGTGAAGAGCAGAAAAACCTTGGTGTTGAACACGTTGAAGTCGGCATCATGATCGAAGTGCCATCCGCTGCCCTCATGGCAGACAAGCTGGCACAAGAAGTCGACTTCTTCTCCATCGGCACCAACGACCTCACCCAATACGTCATGGCCATTGACCGCGGCCACCCAGGCCTCGCAGCCCGTGCAGATGCCCTGCACCCAGCCGTTCTGCGCATGATCGAGCTCACCGTCAGAGCAGCGGAAGATGCAGGCAAATGGGTTGGCGTATGTGGCGGCCTCGCCAGTCAGATCGAAGCGGTGCCGATCCTCATCGGCCTCGGTGTCAAAGAACTCTCCGTCAGCGTACCTGCTCTGCCGGAAGTGAAACACACAGTTCGCACTGTATCCATGGAGGAGTCCCGCAAGCTCGCACAAGCGGCTTTGGACTGCGCGGATACCAGTGACGTGAAAGATCTCCTCAAGTCACACCAGTGATGCAGGAGTAAATGTGGGAGTTGGCGTTCCAGACGGGAATGCCTAACAAAATCAGGGGGCATGGCGTGTTCGCACACCATGCAACTCTGGGGGAAAAACAATGAGTACATTCTCAAACGCATTTGGTGCCTTACAAAAGGTTGGTAAGTCCCTGATGCTGCCAGTGTCGGTTCTTCCAGCTGCTGGTATCCTTCTCGGCGTCGGCGCTGCTGACCTGCCGTTCATTCCGGAATTCATCAACCATCTGATGGCGCAGGCTGGTGGTTCGATCTTCGGTAACCTGCCAATCATCTTTGCGGTTGCTGTTGCACTTGGCTTTGCGAAAAACGACGGTGTAGCTGGCCTTGCTGCTGTGGTTGGCTACGGTGTTCTTCTGGCGACAATGGGCGTTGTTGCAGAAACACTTGCCATCGAAACCAAGCCGATCCTCGGCATCACCTCCATCGACACCGGCGTGTTCGGCGGCATCCTCGTGGGCGCGCTGGCTGCGTTCATGTTCAACAAGTTCTTCCGCATTAAGTTACCGGATTATCTCGGCTTCTTCGCGGGTAAGCGCTTTGTGCCGATCATCACAGCATTCGCCTGTATTTTCCTCGGTGTTATCCTGTCGTTCGTATGGCCTCCAGTCGGTGGTGCCATCAACGCGTTCTCCCGTTGGGCAGCTGAAGAAAACCCTGAAGTTGCGTTCTTCATCTACGGTGTGATTGAACGTGCGCTGATCCCATTCGGCCTGCACCACATCTGGAACGTTCCGTTCTTCTTCGAAGCTGGTTCCTACATCGATCCGGCAACCGGTCAGGCTGTCACCGGCGAAATCCAGCGCTACCTTGCTGGCGATCCAACTGCTGGTAACATGGCTGGTGGTTACCTCTTCAAAATGTGGGGTTTGCCTGCTGCTGCACTGGCAATCTGGCACTGCGCGAAGCCTGAAAACCGCACCATGGTTGGCGGTATCATGATCTCCGCAGCGCTGACCTCCTTCCTCACAGGTATCACTGAGCCAATCGAATTCGCGTTCCTGTTCGTTGCGCCAGTTCTTTACATCGCGCACGCAATTCTGGCAGGTGTTGGCTACTCTCTGATGATCATGCTCGGCATCAAGCACGGCATGACCTTCTCACACGGCTTCATTGATTACGTACTGCTTTACCCACTCTCCTCCAACGGCTGGATGTTGGTCGTGTTTGGTCTGGGTTATGCGGCTCTGTACTACGCTGTGTTCCGTGTACTCATCGTAGCTCTGAACCTGAAAACACCTGGCCGCGAAGCTGCAACTGAAGCAACCGCTGCTGTTGCCTCTGGTGATGAAGACGCTATGTCCGCAGCACTGGTTAAGGCCTTCGGCGGTGCAGACAACATAACTAATCTGGACGCATGCATCACCCGCCTGCGCGTCAGCACGGCAGATGTTTCTAAGGTTGACGATGCTGCCCTGAAAGCCCTCGGCGCCCGCGGTGTGATCCGCGTTGGCAACGGTGCACAGGCCATCTTCGGCACAGCCTCTGAGAACCTGAAAACCGATATGGAGATCTATCTGCAAGGTGGCGGAGCCTCCGCAAAACCAGCAGCAGAACCAGCTCTCGATGTAGCTGCGATCTTTAGTCAGCTTGGCGGCAAGGATAACGTGGTAGCTGTTGAAGCTGTGGCCAACACCCGCGTCCGCGTTGAACTGCGCGACATCGCTGGTGTGTCCATACCGGACCTGTCCCAGGCAGGTGTTCAGGTCATGAAAGCCGGAGACAAAGCGCTCCACCTCATCGTTGGCGAAAAGTACACCACCCTCGCCAAGGATCTCTCTGCTCAGATCTAACTGACAGAGACCCAAGGTGCCTTTGGAGGTTTACCCTCCTCCCGAACCTTCAGAGGCACCGCCACCAAAAGCAGCACTCCCCGCCCGGCGAGTGCTGCTTTTTTGTGTTGGGCTAGTGAGATAGTGACAACGAGCTATTTTTCTCGCAGTATAGCGAAAGTACGGAACAGCTCATCGGAAATGCCCTCATGTTCCAATAATAACTTAACATCAAATAAGTCCCGCAGGTGTTGCCGATCCATAGCAGAACAAAGCCTACCAGCAAACAAATCTTCAAAGGCGGCACCTGCATTTCCACAAAGCTAAATTGCTCCTTAACAGCCTCCGTTACCATTCGAACTTCATGTGGGTTCACGGTGCCGCGCATAACGGGTGAAGTCTCAAGCTTGATTTCAATATTATTGCCAGTGATTAGTATACGTGTTTCTTGATTGTCACCGCCTGCAATTAGGTGCACCCGTGTCCCATCGACATTGGCCTCGATTGAAACCGGCAAAAGCATAAGAGCCTGCTTGATTTGGTGCTATTAAGTTAACTCTGGGCCCAGTCTTGCTTAGTAAGTGTTGAATATGACTTCAGCACAGATCAGTGACAAACGGCATCGTTTTCTGCCACAGATTATCTCGCATGTTGTTTGGCTGTATCACCGCTTTTTCCCTCAGCCTGCGCGAGGTTGAGGAGATGCTACTGGAGCGCGGCATAATCTATCATATAAACCATCCGCCAGTGGGGGAACAAGTTTGGCCCAGCTTACACTCGTCAGTTGCGACACAAAATAGCACAAAGTACAGATATCTGGTATCTCGATGAAATTCTTCAAAATGGTGCAACACTAAAGCTGCCAAACTTTAACTGACCCGTCTATTATCGAAACAAGGCGTGTTTCCCAAGCGGGTCATCACCGACAAACTCGGTTCTTACGGTGCCGCAAAGCACAATGTGATGCCCGCTGTTGAGCACCGCAGCCACAAGGGCCCCAACAATCGAGCTGAAAATTCACATCTGCCCTTGCGAAAACGAGAGCGAGCCATGCAAAAGTTCAAGTCGCCAGGCCAGTTTTAAAAATTTCTGTTAGTCTTCTCTGGTCTACGTAATCTCTTCGTTCCATCTCACCACCAACGATCCACAATCGGCATTTGCCTCCACCGCATCAACACCTTTTCACAATGAAAACAAACCACTATGCTTGATGTCTAAAATGTGCCCGAAGAAAACGATTGCGGCTATGTTTATAGCGTCGTTCAGGGAAGTGTCACTTTATTCTAAGCAAAGAACCTCGGCGTTTTGCAGTTAAAGCGTCGAGGTTGAAGGGCGTTTAGAGTTCGATTTTGCTGGCGCCAATCTGGTGGGCAAAGGCACGTACGGTGTTAACCAGCAGATACGAGATCGTTAGTGGTCCAACACCGCCAGGTACTGGAGTGATGGCACTGGCGACTTTAGAAACAGCCTCAAAATCCACATCTCCAACGATACCGGATTTGCCGTCCCCCAGATCCCGCAGGCGGTTGATGCCCACGTCAATCACCACTGCACCCGGCTTCACCCAATCTGCTTTTACCAGATGAGGTGAGCCAGCTGCGGCCACGATGATATCTGCAGCGCGAACTTTGCCTTCAATATCATGGCTGAGGTGGTGAACAGAGGTGACGCTACAGCCCTGTTGTAGTAACAACTCAGCCATCGGTTTGCCAACAATATTTGAGCAACCGATCACCGTGGCATCTTTACCGTGAAAGTCATCAATCACGGTCTTCAACAGACGCAGACACCCCTGCGGGGTGCACGGTGCAAGAGCGTCTTGTGACCCTGCCATAAAGCTTCCGAAGTTGAGAGGATGAAAGCCATCCACGTCTTTCTCCGGCGCTATTTCATGCAGAATCTCACGCGCGTTCATTCCGTTTGGTAGAGGAAGCTGCAGCAAAATACCGTGGGTATCAGGATCAGCACTCAGATCACGGATAACTTGGGTTAGCTCAGCCTGAAAGATATTGGCATCAAGGGCGAGTTTTTCGCTTTCGATGCCCACTTTGCGGCAGCGTTTAACCTTGTTGTTCACGTAGATCGCACTGGCTGGATCGTCACCAACCACCACAACAGTCAACTTCGGTGTTTTGCCGAAAGAGGCATGTAAGGAGGCAATAGCCTCCTTAACTTCTTCATCAATAACTGCGGCAAGAGTTTTGCCGCAGATGATTTGTGCTTGTGTCATTGTTGGAAGATCACTGTGCGATTGCCATGAATGAACACACGGCCTTCAGCATGCAGCTTCAGGGCGCGAGCCAAAACGCGGGCTTCGACGTCCTGTCCGCGGCGAACCAGGTCTGCTGGCGTTTCTGCGTGGCTGATGCGTTCCGCATCTTGCTCGATGATTGGACCTTCATCCAGGTCAGGCGTCACATAGTGCGCAGTTGCCCCAATGTGCTTCACACCGCGTTCCCAGGCCCGGTTGTAAGGCATTGCGCCTTTAAATGCCGGCAGGAAGGAGTGGTGAATATTGATGATCTTGCCGAAATGTTTGGAACTCAGCTGATCGGACAGGATCTGCATGTAGCGCGCCAGAACGACCAGTTCAGCACCAGTGCGCTCAATAAGCTCATCAAGCTTGGCTTCCTGCTCAGCTTTGTTCTCTTTATTGACTGGCCATAGATAGAATGGAATGCCCAGGCGCTCCACATCTGCCCGACTGTTGGCATGGTTAGAAACAACAGCTTTAATCTCGATCGGCAGTTTGCCGGTCTGCACACGATACAGAATATCAATTAAGCAGTGGTCAAACTTGGAAACCATCAGGATGGTCGGGATCACACGAGTCGTGTCATCAAGCGAAATTTCCGCTTTGAAAGCCTCTGCAAACTCATCAAGAGTTGCATCCAGCGCTGCACGGTCAGTTTGGCCTGAAGGTTGGAGGTTCATTCTGATGAAGAACTTGCCAATACCATCTTCCTGCTTTGTGCCAGGCTCTGGCTGGAAGAATTGGGAACTCTCCAGAATGTTGCAACCGTTCTGGTTCAGGCGGTTGCTCAGATCTGCGACGACACCTGGCTGGTCGGGGCAGGTCATTTTCAAAATCAGGCTCATGATTTCATGCTCGCATGGCAGGATGGAAAGTCACTTTCCATCCCGGCGTTTCAATAGGTTAGAGGGATGTTAGACGACCAGAAGGTCGCGTGAATAATCAGTCAGGTACTCAAAGCCGGTTTCAGTCACGACGATAGAGTCACCAATACGGCCACCGGTCTGGCCATCAACGGAGATGCCGCCATCAACGGCAAAGGTCATGCCCGGTTGCAGAACAGTCTTGTCAGCAGCTTTCAGCTCTGGTGCTTCCAGATAAGCCATGCCGATGGAGCGCCCAGTGCGGTAGCCCGTCTCATAGCCACGAGCACGGTAAACCTCATTGGCAGCCTCTGCCACATCTTCAGCCAGCACTCCGGCCTTGATGGATTTGAGCGCAGCCTGCTGTGCTTCGATGGCAGCCATCTGCACTTTTGCAGCTTCATCGCTCACTTCTTTCACGAAGAACATGCGGTCAAAGCCAAGCTTGTATTGCTTGAACTGAGCCATGTTACAGAAGCAGAAGTAAACTGGGTCACCCACCTTGTAGTTCTTCACGCTGGCACGGCGGTGAACCATGGATGTATCAGTACCACTCTGCATAATCTGCAGGTTATGGATCATTGGAGAGACAAACGCTTCCCAGCCTTTTGCTGTCAGGAAGCCAGCAGCTTTGCGGGTGCCAGCGTTGATGACGGCAAGAGCACTTTCATACTCTGGCGCGCCTTCGCGCAAGGAACCCTCAGCAGCGGCCATCATCGCGCCTGCAATCTGGCCAGCCTGACGCATCACTTCAATCTCCTCAGGAGATTTTATGGTCCGCATAGCGCCCATGATTGGAGCAATGTCGCTCAGCTGCGTGCCCTGCAGCTCTTTATCGAAGAAGTTGCGAACAATGGCAGGGATCTGGTTCAGCTCAACGTGAATGTTTTGAGCATTTTCGTCACCAATGGCACGGTGCAGAACGTTAGACCAGCTGTTTTCGCCAAAGTCTTCCCACTTCATCACGTTTTCAACCCAGGTCATCGCTTCAACCATCTCGCTTTCCATAAGCGGGGTAACGACGACAGGGGCTTCATCTGGACGCACTACGAGGAAGGTCGGACGACCAAACTCAATGCTCAGGTAGCCCCAGAAGCCTGCGAAGTAAGCAATAGAGCTTTCATCTGTCAGAACAGCAACATCAATGTTGTTCTCTTTCAGGCGACGCTGAAACTCAGCTGTTCTTTGTTTTGCTTGTTCGAGCATAAGTCACTCCCATTCTTCGACGACCAGAAGACTGAGCTGATTAGTCAGGTCAGTCAGTGCTTTGGTCGTGCAGTTCTCCGACTGCGTTTTCAAATTCGAGACAAAGGTCCCCTGCATCCTCAAGTCAGCTCGCAGCTGTATTCGAGAAAGTGAGCGGAGGAGAAAAACTCCTCAGTTTGAGTGCTCTCATAATGGAGAGCACTCTGAGTGTTGGTTGTTAGGTGCTAGTCCAGCAGACCCGGTAAAAACAGCGAGAGTTCTGGAACAAACGTCACTATCAAAACCATTGGCAGATGCCCCAGCAGCAGGAACTTCATGGTTGGGCCGATGTACTCAGAGAGCTCCATCTTCGTCACACCACCTGCCATGTAAAGCAGAGGGGCGCAAGGAGGAGATACGTTACCTAAACCAAGGTTAGTTCCCACAATCGCAGCAAAGTGAATTGGATCAACGCCGATTTTCTGGATCACCGGCAGCAGGATAATCGCTGCCAGAACACCACCAGAAACATCATCAATGAT
Coding sequences:
- a CDS encoding sensor histidine kinase — protein: MSGLILSILPRSLERRMVVVLITAVLSIFVVLGLTLNAYKNRELALANSFEAGAELAQYIRSSTMGSTAPAPFAGKYLQVVEAGKPALSGDASSLPLTIDDDGIELTAELVFTGTLPRADLITRDQSNPAYQIDNMGTFAQAITRQDKAVQLYLTLPEGQGSRLITFPKLWQDRMTEPVLFIIAALCITLVFVLARSLVHYTAAPFRSLAKYERAELKPWDTEEAVALQDTLVREQEARAQLLEEQKRMLASISHDLRTPATRLRLRLEQIESTSLRNRMLHDVEEMTRLIAASLDFLRFNALLEEPQQLSLAALLQSLCDDYMDTGNDVVFVPQRHKMTDQSRNIFGGGGEVELEVEGRAVMNGQPTALRRAFSNLIDNALKYGGAAIVEMQNLENDQLLVSISDPGPGIPTHLHEKVFEPFFRNDSVERTRSSSVGLGLSIVKQIINAHGGEISLGETAEGKFCIFVKLPREL
- a CDS encoding sugar kinase; this translates as MKALFIGQSYIDVTFLSETMPEGDEKAIAQDYAVSFGGNAVTAAFVCAKLGIAPDLLCSMADDWLSRMFRDMAAKYSIPIHSCKVKESSLSFIMPKDGKRAIVRCRDNDFLHPFPDLNLAGCQALHVDGHIPHAALHYAKLCRKHGILTSLDGGAVRENTEELLDYIDVAIVSELFCEQLGKSPEDTLEYLRAKGVKVGGVTQGEQGLLWYEDKCPIKRQPALKVPKDRVIDTNGAGDTFHGAYVYAYLADPKGSWEDHFKTARAASAHAIQFLGNEASLPTVLDLDNVQKNFPAGDE
- a CDS encoding oxidoreductase, whose product is MCADQPVKTALVGFGVSGQSFHAPLLTFVDGIELAAVVSSKPDLVKSKLPDSTPYTSFDEVLELPEIELVVLSLPNTLHYDHAKKALLAGKHVVVEKPFTITSAEAKELIEIAEQKDLKLSVYHNRRFDCDFLTLQDLMETGRLGKVHSYLCNYNRYRPDIKGRWREQDIPGAGILYDLGAHGIDQALCLFGTPKSVQAKLRVQRKDAAAVDHFHLVLGYDDCDVILHGNCLSTEQGPRFQVSGDKATYITYGMDPQEDMLKAGGGPARSDWGVEAKDDWGILYDEAGEGTPVPSQKGGYERFYAGVRDAIRHGTAVPVSPHDAMQTIRIIEAAYLSDKETRTVFL
- the ptsP gene encoding phosphoenolpyruvate--protein phosphotransferase — translated: MKDPKNKFSINLPLKGIVQAITDLPDPVFAEKMMGDGVAIDPIDNVLYAPFAGQITQIHNSHHAVTLRQGDVELLMHIGLDTVALKGRGFELHVAEGDQVEQGQPLITFDADTIARECVSVQSAVVITSGQEITTVTPLGSVQTDLNQIVFTVPSSNDPQGTSAPAQETATEPTGPAITGSIKIPNATGLHARPAARLAVEVRKADAKVTFTVNGKTCSGSSVTGIMSLKTKLGDTLEIEAVGPDAQQVVADVIAAVKAGLGEEITSFSEAPQQEVEEEAPLLQVKSGEEGVLIGFTASPGRAIGKLVKHNKALPEVTRESIGAAEERAAFKASVKSSIADLQSIIDRLTKNGQEELAEVFNAHIELLSDPELSEKPLADIAKGQGAAWSWKLAYEAQAETLAKMDDPLLAGRAADVRDIGLRVLKKLLGVDDGGEILEEGTILLQEDITPSEIVALDLTKIVGLCTTHGGSSSHAAIIARSNDLPYLVNVEDAMKDLADGTVLLLDAKRGKIKVAPTDAEQAAFTKKIENAAKQAEEYQRDAHKPAITKDGFQVEIAANIGSVEDAEKAVAAGAEAVGLLRSEFLYMERLNEPTEEEQAEKVGAILEVMGKERPVIIRTLDVGGDKPLPYLPMPQEENPFLGVRGVRIGIERPSILRRQVRAILSQAHKGHARIMYPMISALDELRAVNALVREEQKNLGVEHVEVGIMIEVPSAALMADKLAQEVDFFSIGTNDLTQYVMAIDRGHPGLAARADALHPAVLRMIELTVRAAEDAGKWVGVCGGLASQIEAVPILIGLGVKELSVSVPALPEVKHTVRTVSMEESRKLAQAALDCADTSDVKDLLKSHQ
- the ptsG gene encoding PTS glucose transporter subunit IIBC — translated: MSTFSNAFGALQKVGKSLMLPVSVLPAAGILLGVGAADLPFIPEFINHLMAQAGGSIFGNLPIIFAVAVALGFAKNDGVAGLAAVVGYGVLLATMGVVAETLAIETKPILGITSIDTGVFGGILVGALAAFMFNKFFRIKLPDYLGFFAGKRFVPIITAFACIFLGVILSFVWPPVGGAINAFSRWAAEENPEVAFFIYGVIERALIPFGLHHIWNVPFFFEAGSYIDPATGQAVTGEIQRYLAGDPTAGNMAGGYLFKMWGLPAAALAIWHCAKPENRTMVGGIMISAALTSFLTGITEPIEFAFLFVAPVLYIAHAILAGVGYSLMIMLGIKHGMTFSHGFIDYVLLYPLSSNGWMLVVFGLGYAALYYAVFRVLIVALNLKTPGREAATEATAAVASGDEDAMSAALVKAFGGADNITNLDACITRLRVSTADVSKVDDAALKALGARGVIRVGNGAQAIFGTASENLKTDMEIYLQGGGASAKPAAEPALDVAAIFSQLGGKDNVVAVEAVANTRVRVELRDIAGVSIPDLSQAGVQVMKAGDKALHLIVGEKYTTLAKDLSAQI